One bacterium genomic window, GGCGGCTTTGCGTTCGTGTCGCGCTTCACCAGGGCCTCCATGCTGGAGGTCATAAGACAGGATTATATAAGGACCGCGCGCGCCAAGGGGTTGCCGGAATGGAAGGTGGCTATAAAGCACGCGCTGAGAAACGCGCTGATACCGCTGCTGACGCTCATGGGCACGCTGCTCCCGGCGCTGCTCGGCGGGAGCGTGATAGTGGAGCAGATATTCTCCATCCCCGGCATGGGGAGGCTGGGGTTCGAGTCCGTTCTCGCGCGCGACTATCCCGTGATCATGGCGATCGCGACGATATCGGCGTTTCTCACGCTGGTGAGCATACTCCTCTCGGACATCATGTACGCGGTGGTGGATCCGAGGATATCGTTCGGGAAGAGATAGCCGAAGGCTGAAGAGATATGATCGCTTCGCAGAGATATTCGATGCTGGTGTGGCGCCAGTTCGCAAAGAGCCGGCTCGCGGTCGTATGCCTCTGCTTCATCGTCCTGCTTGCGCTGGTCGCCGTATTTGCGCCCGTCATCGCCAACGACCGGCCCATCATTCTCCGGCATGAGGGCAGGTGGTCCATGCCGGCCGTCAAGCTGCCGCCGGATCTGGTGGGTGTGGACTGGGACGCGATGGAGGCAGTCCCCTCGGAAGGCACCTGGATGCTGCGCGCTCCGGTCAGGTACAGGCCGGGCTCGTACGACCTGGACGCGGTGCTCTCGCCCCCTTCCGCAAAACACCTGCTCGGGACCGACGGCGACGGCCGCGACGTGGCGGCCCAGCTCGTGTGGGGCTCGCGCGCCTCCCTATCGGTCGGCCTTGTGGCGGTCGGCATCGCGGTGGCCATAGGGCTCGTGCTGGGGCTCATGGCCGGGTTCTACGGAGGGGCGATCGACATCGTCATCTCCAGGCTCATAGAGGTGATGATCTGCTTCCCCACGTTCTTCCTCATCCTCACCGTGCTCGCCTTCGTGGGGCCTTCCATCTATAACATCATGCTGGTGATAGGGATCACCGGATGGACCGGCGTGGCGAGGCTGGTGCGCGGCGAATGCTTAAAACTCCGCAGGCGCGAATTCGTGGTCGCGGCGGAGGTCTCCGGGGCGCGCAACTGGAGGATCATGTGGAGGCACATGCTTCCGAACGCGCTGGCGCCGGTGCTCGTCTCGGCAACCTTCGGCGTGGCCGGCGCGATACTGGTCGAGGCCTCGCTGTCGTTCCTGGGCTTCGGCGTGCCTCCCTCCGAACCCAGCTGGGGCAGCATGCTCTCGCAGGCGCAGCAGTTCATGGACATAGCCTGGTGGTTGACTTTGATACCCGGCTTTGCGATTTTCGCGACCATCACGGCCTACAATCTCGTAGGCGAGGCCTTGCGGGATGCGATCGATCCCAACCTGAGGACGTAGATGACCCTTCTCTCGGTAAAAGATCTCAAGACCCACTTCTTCACGGACGCCGGCGTGGTCCGCGCGGTCGACGGGGTGAGCTTTGATCTGGAGCGCGGCGCTGCGCTGGGCCTCGTCGGGGAGAGCGGGTGTGGAAAGAGCATGATGTCGCTCTCGCTCATGAGGCTCGTGCCCGATCCGCCGGGCAGGATCGTCTCGGGCGGAGTCATGTTCCAGCTGACGCAGAGCGGCGGGCCGATCGACCTGCTCAAACTCAGCGAAAAACAGATGAGGACGGTCCGAGGCAAGAGACTCGCGATGATCTTCCAGGAGCCGATGACCTCGCTGAATCCGGTCTACACGATAGGTGACCAGATCGCGGAGGCGGTCTCGCTCCACGACGGCGGTTCGCGCGTGAGCGTGAAAAGCCGCGTGATCGAGATGCTCTCGCTGGTCGGCATGCCGACGCCCGAGCGGCGCATGAAGGACTACCCGCACCAGCTCTCGGGGGGCATGCGTCAGCGCGTCATGATCGCCATGGCGCTCTCCTGCAGGCCCGACATCCTTATCGCGGACGAGCCGACCACCGCGCTCGACGTCACCATCCAGGCGCAGATACTGGACCTCATCAAGAGGCTCCAGTCCGAGCTCGGCATGGCGCTCATCCTCGTGACGCACGACCTCGGCGTGGTCGCGGAGACGGCGAAGAGGGTCATCGTGATGTATGCGGGCCGCTTCGTGGAAGAGGGGACGGTGGAACAGATATTCAGCGAACCGATGCATCCCTACACGCAGGGGCTGCTCCGTGCGATCCCGCCGCTGGCCCGCAAGCGCCTGGGCGAGAGGTTCTCCACCATTCCCGGGAGCGTGCCGAACCTGGCCGGGTTGCCTCGGGGTTGCGCCTTCGCAGACCGCTGCCCCAAGGTGCAGGAGCGCTGCCGCAGGGAAGAGGTGCCGGCCGATCCGTGCAAGGTGGGAAGGCTGGCGAGGTGTTTTTACGCGGGGAGATGACGAGCAGAGTTTATGAGCGAAAACCTGGTAGAGATAAAGGGGCTGCACAAGCGCTTCCCGATCCACGGAGGCATTCTCGGGAGAGAGGTGGCCGCTGTGCACGCGGTGCGGGGCGTCTCGCTCGCCATAGCCAAGGGCGAGACCCTGGGGCTCGTGGGCGAGAGCGGCTGCGGCAAGTCCACGCTGGGGCACCTCATGCTCCGCCTCATCGAGCCGGACGATGGGACCATCTCGTTCGAGGGCAAGGACATCACTCACGCCTCGCAGTCAAAGCTCAGGGCCATGCGCAGGAGGATGCAGATCGTCTTCCAGGACCCGTATGCGTCGCTCAACCCGCGCATGACCGTGGGCGACATAGTGGGAGAGCCGCTCCTGGTGCACAAGGCCGCGGGGGCGGCGGGGCGCAGGGACAGGGTCATGGAGCTCTTCAGCCTCGTGGGCCTCGGTCCGGAGTCGTACGGCAAATATCCGCACGAGTTCTCGGGCGGCCAGCGCCAGCGCATAGGCATCGCCAGGGCGATCGCGCTCACGCCCAGCTTCATCATCGCCGACGAGCCGGTCTCCGCGCTC contains:
- a CDS encoding ABC transporter permease, with product LDFGESYRDHRPVIAKIGEALPITLALNIITILVIYLISVPIGVYSALRPRGLLDRASTVFFMALYSLPSFWVAMMLIVLLAGGDYLNIFPLTGIISQGADALPWYGWVANVSWHMVLPVVCLTYGGFAFVSRFTRASMLEVIRQDYIRTARAKGLPEWKVAIKHALRNALIPLLTLMGTLLPALLGGSVIVEQIFSIPGMGRLGFESVLARDYPVIMAIATISAFLTLVSILLSDIMYAVVDPRISFGKR
- a CDS encoding ABC transporter permease; amino-acid sequence: MIASQRYSMLVWRQFAKSRLAVVCLCFIVLLALVAVFAPVIANDRPIILRHEGRWSMPAVKLPPDLVGVDWDAMEAVPSEGTWMLRAPVRYRPGSYDLDAVLSPPSAKHLLGTDGDGRDVAAQLVWGSRASLSVGLVAVGIAVAIGLVLGLMAGFYGGAIDIVISRLIEVMICFPTFFLILTVLAFVGPSIYNIMLVIGITGWTGVARLVRGECLKLRRREFVVAAEVSGARNWRIMWRHMLPNALAPVLVSATFGVAGAILVEASLSFLGFGVPPSEPSWGSMLSQAQQFMDIAWWLTLIPGFAIFATITAYNLVGEALRDAIDPNLRT
- a CDS encoding ABC transporter ATP-binding protein, whose amino-acid sequence is MTLLSVKDLKTHFFTDAGVVRAVDGVSFDLERGAALGLVGESGCGKSMMSLSLMRLVPDPPGRIVSGGVMFQLTQSGGPIDLLKLSEKQMRTVRGKRLAMIFQEPMTSLNPVYTIGDQIAEAVSLHDGGSRVSVKSRVIEMLSLVGMPTPERRMKDYPHQLSGGMRQRVMIAMALSCRPDILIADEPTTALDVTIQAQILDLIKRLQSELGMALILVTHDLGVVAETAKRVIVMYAGRFVEEGTVEQIFSEPMHPYTQGLLRAIPPLARKRLGERFSTIPGSVPNLAGLPRGCAFADRCPKVQERCRREEVPADPCKVGRLARCFYAGR
- a CDS encoding ABC transporter ATP-binding protein, with translation MSENLVEIKGLHKRFPIHGGILGREVAAVHAVRGVSLAIAKGETLGLVGESGCGKSTLGHLMLRLIEPDDGTISFEGKDITHASQSKLRAMRRRMQIVFQDPYASLNPRMTVGDIVGEPLLVHKAAGAAGRRDRVMELFSLVGLGPESYGKYPHEFSGGQRQRIGIARAIALTPSFIIADEPVSALDLSIRGEILNLLSDLRDKFSLTYLFIAHDLKVVENISHRVAVMYLGRIMEIFPADRLAEARHPYTQALVSAVPVPDPRVKRARAVPKGDVPSQIAPPSGCPFHPRCPYAEAQCSREEPALVEYQPGFSASCLLIDRMESRRIGVSAPAFAGGSS